From the genome of Novosphingobium sp. TH158, one region includes:
- a CDS encoding S-adenosyl-L-homocysteine hydrolase, with amino-acid sequence MQSIWKKAALCLAAGGLVMGTPSQAAGSGDAEKLRRLNIMLMVTGLRCRMGADNFQADFQAFEAAHMDTLNDAATQLRDGMVGRYGITGANRALDRMSTAMANQYGQGHPWLGCADLKIVAKSLAKMRGPDALVEAADQLLSSEGSSAQLAWARR; translated from the coding sequence ATGCAATCGATATGGAAGAAGGCGGCATTGTGCCTGGCAGCCGGGGGGCTGGTCATGGGTACGCCATCACAGGCAGCCGGCAGCGGAGATGCGGAAAAACTGCGGCGCCTGAACATCATGCTGATGGTCACGGGATTGCGCTGCCGCATGGGGGCGGACAATTTCCAGGCCGATTTCCAGGCCTTTGAGGCGGCGCACATGGATACGCTGAACGATGCCGCCACCCAGCTGCGCGACGGGATGGTCGGGCGCTACGGCATTACCGGGGCGAACCGCGCGCTTGACCGGATGAGCACTGCCATGGCCAACCAGTACGGGCAGGGGCACCCGTGGCTTGGCTGCGCGGACCTGAAGATCGTGGCGAAAAGCCTGGCGAAGATGCGCGGGCCCGATGCCCTGGTGGAAGCGGCCGACCAGCTGCTTTCCAGCGAAGGCAGCAGCGCGCAACTCGCCTGGGCGCGCCGCTGA
- a CDS encoding peroxiredoxin, whose amino-acid sequence MTIAQGETLPDVKLTKVGAEGPEPVQTGDYFKGRKVALFSVPGAFTPTCSAKHLPGFVEKAAELKAKGIDEIACTAVNDAFVMGAWAARDGGPEVTMLADGNGDFAQALGLTMDGSGFGLGQRGSRWSAIVNDGVVEQLNVEGPGEFKVSSAEHMLEQL is encoded by the coding sequence ATGACCATCGCACAAGGCGAAACCCTTCCCGACGTGAAGCTCACCAAGGTCGGAGCCGAAGGCCCCGAGCCGGTCCAGACCGGTGACTACTTCAAGGGCCGCAAGGTTGCCCTGTTCTCGGTTCCGGGTGCTTTCACCCCCACCTGCTCGGCCAAGCACCTGCCGGGCTTCGTGGAAAAGGCCGCCGAACTGAAGGCCAAGGGCATCGACGAGATCGCCTGCACCGCGGTGAACGATGCCTTCGTCATGGGCGCCTGGGCTGCGCGCGATGGTGGCCCGGAAGTCACCATGCTGGCTGACGGCAATGGCGATTTCGCGCAGGCACTTGGCCTGACCATGGACGGTTCGGGATTCGGCCTTGGCCAGCGCGGCAGCCGCTGGTCGGCCATCGTCAACGATGGCGTGGTCGAACAGCTGAACGTCGAAGGCCCGGGCGAGTTCAAGGTGAGC